The region AAATACTGTTCCATCAGGGCAATGGACTTCTCTGCGTAACGGTAACGCGCGGCCCATTCATTCACGTCAATCTCAAGCTCTCTGTTCAGGATATCGACCCTATCGCGAAGCTCTCTAGCTTTTCTCTGATTTTTCTCATCTTCGGCATCGATACGTTGGTCATTCAGGCTAGCAATTTCTAGTCCTTTCTTACGGATGGCGTATGCAAGGTTGTTGACCGCTGCCACCTGGCCGAGTAAGTGCGCCGGCCCCGTGAGCCAGTACCGGCAGAGCCCACATCGTTGTCCGCCTGGCACGGGTCCATATTTCTTCTGCGCGCGGTTCTCGAGAGCACCGCCCGTGCTGCACGATGTACCCGGGCAAATGCCTTCCGATGTGATGGTCATGATGCCGGACTTCTCTTGCAGTGCGCGAAACCCAGCCCCCGTGCCAGCTCCGTTCTGCCCGAGTAGAAACGGTGCGAATTCGTCGAGATACTCAGCGAACATTTCAGAGCCGAGGAAATCTGCGTCATTCAGCATCCGGTCGTGTGCAAGTTCGATGAATTTGCGAAGCTTCGCCGGCGAGTATTTGAGGTAGTGCAGTGTCATAACAAGGGTCGCGTGCCCTGCTACAAATTGTTGCACTACCTCAAGGGGGACGCCCGCTTCAATCAGATTCGTAATTCCACTGACGCGCAGCGAGTGCAAGTCGACGGCCCACTTTAGTCCCCCCTTGTCGTCTTTGGTCACGAGCTTGAGCCTATGCCCGTACTTACGCTCAATGCGTGCTTGAGCTTCCGAGAGAACTTTTGTGTAAAAACGTGCGAGCCGGTTATATTCAATCGGTCGACTCTGGTCCGCTGCGTTCGGGTCTCTGAAGAGCGGCGCAATTTGTGGCCCCTTAACACCATGGGGGCGTTCGCGTTCTTTTACATCTTCCTGAAAGACTTGATACGCGAGAGGTTTTCGCAACGCGGGCAGATAGCGTTGTTGCCACTGAGAGTACGTGCGCAGAAGCTCTGAGAGCGTTGGTGACACATAAGGGATAACGTATCCGATGTGCGGGCTATCGTACACGGCGGTCTTGTTGGTATTTACCCAAAGCGTGAGCCATGATTCTGCGCGCAGTCCGTCGTGCTCAAGTCTCAAAGCACCTTCGCGACGGCCCTTGATTGCGAACTCAGAATCGTTTGGGACGAGCGCATTCAATCTCGGGTCATAGATTTTCTCGTCGAGGTGACCCGAGTCCAGCCAACGTGCCTGATGGCTACGAATTGGCATATCAAATAGCGTGTAGAGGCAAGTGGCGAGGCCCGGGTCAAACACCCGCGTGTTAAGGCCGGTTTGGTAGTCATGCACTTGTACCGTCGCACTGCTGTATGTTCTCGGGAAGGCAAAATCATTTTCAACGAGAATTTCCTTCATCTCGTTCATCACGTATGGCGGGAGGGCGTCACGGTCGGTTTTAGACGGCGGGTCGGGCCTGCCGACCGAATCGGAAGCTAAAACGGGGTTTGCGAATGAGCTACCGATTTCGTTGCCGCTGGCGATGAGATAGTCCCGTAGCCAGTCGAAGAACTTCCTGACAGTGGAGAGGTTGTCGTTACGGCGCTTCGCCGATTCCATGTTCTCACGGAGATACTCAAGGTATGTGTCGGAATTTTTGAGCGTTGCATCGTAAATGTGCGTATGCCTGACAACCGACGATGGCTCCAGTGGAGGGCTGCTGAGCGAACAGAGGAAATTTCCGAAAGTATTCAGTCTATCAATTTGACTCCGTAGACGAGCCGTATCTTGAGACTTGATGAAGGACCGAAACATGTCTGCCCACGTACCCAGTTCCGGTCGCATTGTCGCCAGCCAGCGAAATTGACCGTCAGAGCGCCGGTCTTCGTCGGCAACGTCGTTCCGTTTCGGCCGTTTGAGTTCAACCGCGTGATGCGGGTTTTCGACATTGAAGTTTTGAAGCAGCCAGAGCGCGACCGAACGCACTCTGCCGCGCATGGAGCGGAATTTTTTTTCCGCTGTGTCTGGTGGGTATCGTTCCCCGACCTTTGCAACGCATATCTCTTCGAACGCGCCAATCAGGTCAGGAGAAAGGTCCTTCGAAGTGCGGACGTCGGCTGTCGCGAAGAAAGTGCAGGTGTGAGTGTATCCGGTGTCGGACTTGCCTTTCGGAGGCGGAACGTGGATAGCTCGAATCAGCAGACTTCGAGCGGCGCCGTACAGCGGGTTCGTGAGGGTCATCCACTTTATTCTTGTTTCCCATTCGGCCACCCGTTGTGGAAACAGAAACCATCCGCGAGCCCATAAAATTGTGAGAAGCTCAAAATATCTGAACGGATGCATGGTCGGCAGCTCATTTTTCCAAAGAGGCTGCGCTAATCGCTGAATAAACTCATCAGCGCTCCCCGCTTCATCGAGCATCGCATAAAAGTCTGGTGCGATGACCGGGGCTGCACTTCGAAGAACCTCCTGCAACTTCGCTCGCGATGTCGGTCTGTGCTCTAGCACAAGGTCGCGCTGTACATCGATTGACAGGGCATGAGCTTTGCCCAGCAATGCTGCGCCGCGCTGGTTGGTGTCGAGTAGCTTTTGAAGATGCGAGGACTTATAGTAAACGGGACCGGTAAAGGTCGCTGTTTTCTCGGGGAGGAACGCGCTGATGTAGGGACCATGCGGAGACTGGGGAAGCATGGTTTCTTCCCAATACGCTTCGATTCGTTTCCGCTCAAACTCGGCAATTGCGCCGCGCATCTCTTCAATCGAGATTTCTTCAAGCAAGACGCAGTCGGTGTCGCTACTGTTGAACGCGACCAGTTTGCCGGAGCCGGGAGCTTTGAAATATTGAACGGGCATGTCGATTTAGCCTGACGTCAATAAACGCGCCGCGTCGGCGCAAAAGGACGGAAGTTCCCGCGCTATTCGTGCTTGGCCTTTTTGGAGTTCGTCTCGGCCGACCGCCTTGTCAAGGTCATAGTAGGTTTTGGTGGATAGGATGCTTGTGTGATGCATCATCATCTGTGTCAAATCAAGAGAAATGCGCAGCTGAGACGCACAGAAATAGCCGTAGAAATGCCTAGCGCCGTGAGGATTAACACCTTCATCGCTAGGTGATAGCCCGATTCGTCGCGCAGCCCGGTAGAATGCCTTCGTCATGTTTGAGAGTTTCGCCGGCTTACCGAATTGAGCTCCGTCCTTCTCGTTGACGAAGTAGTAAGGGTGCTCATCCCGAACGTGTCGCCGTGTCGCATGCATGTACTCAATATGCAGTCGTGCGAAGTACCTTCCCATTTCGGGGACGAGCCAAGTGACTTCGGCCTCGTTTCTCGAAGCAGAATCGAATGCCATTCCCTTCCAGCCGGCATGCAGCGGATGTTTGGCTCCGAGCTTGTGGCGAGGGCCCAGGAAATATCTCTCCTTGAGAAAGGTAGCTCGATTACCAGTCTGCCGACCGCGCAGCGAATCTGCCCACTCGTAGGCGCCGGTCCGGGGGTGACCAAGTATCACCTTGGCGGTCCCGTCGGAAGAAATCGTTACGTCCGTTACGAACAGATGCAATGGCTCCGACGCCCGCAAACTACCAAAAAACAAGAGCAGCAGATAAAGCTTGTCTCGAGTCGATGGGGTGGTAGCAATAAGGGCTAGGACTTTCGCGGGCGGAAAGCTTTTCCGGTCATACGATGCCTTCGTGCGCCGCTTTTCTTTCGGGTCAAACGCGGGTCGGCTGACGATGCCCTTTCCGGCTTGCGTTGAAGGTACCAGGTGCGCCAAGTTGTCCCAGTCTTTGCGGTGGCTGAGCGCGGCAAAGAACCGGCGTTGCTCGCGCACATTAAGGTCTGTTGCGAACTTTGTTTCGCGCCTGTTTATAGGCTGGTGGCCAAACTCGTCGGCGCAGAATTCTGTGAATGCGCTGACGTATCGGACATCGTCGATTGCAGTTTTCTTGCGAACGGCATCCCAGCCCAGAATCGATGTTCCGAATTCGCGAGCTTCCATGAATCTCGCGAGGACGCCGCCAAGCTCGTCAGCGTCGATAGGGCGACCGCCCTCAATCAGATAGTAATAGTCATAGAACCAGCCGATGGCGTGAATCGCTTTCGAGAGCCCACTTGATGCCATTGGGTCCTGAAGGGTGCGATGCCGAGCCCACGCCAGCGCAAATATGCTGACCTCTCCCGTTTCCAGAAACAGAAACGGAATGCTGGTTCCTATCGCCCCCGCCGCGATAGGAACCTCAACTACCGAGTGAATCGTTCTGCGGACGATGGCAACCCTCCGAGTATAATAGTTAGAGGTCTATTACACTCTACCAGGTTAAATTTTTCCAATCAATGGGAAATTTGGCGCTCACGCAGTTGCGAGCATAACCCCGTCCCGCTTGGGAATCATGTTCAAGAGTCGAAACAGGCTTCGATTGAATAGTTGGAGTAGTTTGGGGTGGATAACGACCGCGAACATGAAGCCGCGCGCCGCGTTGACCCAATCCGCGCCGATCGCCAGCGTCTTCGTGATATCGAATGCGGTAATCATCTTGCCGCTCGCGCCGATGCGGATGCGCTGACGCAAGCCGATGCCGACCAGCGTGTTGTGCACCAGCAGCAACCCTTCCTGCAACGGCACGCCGACGTGATCGGTGAACTCCAGCGGCGCTGCGCCCGTGCCGCCCTCCGCACCGTCGACCACGATGAAGTCCGGCAGAATCCCCGTCTCCAGCATCGCCTTCGCAATGCCGAAGAATTCCCACGGATGCCCGATGCACAGCTTGAATCCGGTCGGCTTGCCGCCGGACAGCGTGCGCAACCGGTCGACGAATTCGAGCAGGCCGCGTGGCGAAGAAAATTCGGAATGGGTGGCGGGCGAGATGCAATCGCGGCCCATCGGCACGCCGCGCGTTTCAGCAATCTCAGGCGTGATCTTCGCGGCCGGCAGCACGCCGCCGTGACCGGGCTTCGCGCCTTGCGAGAGCTTCACCTCGATCATCTTCACCTGCGGTTCGGCGGCCTGCCTGGCGAACTTCTCCGCGCTGAAGGTGCCGTCGTCGTTACGGCAGCCGAAGTAGCCCGAGGCGATTTCCCAGATGATGTCGCCGCCATGCTCGCGGTGATATTTCGACATCGAGCCTTCGCCCGTGTCGTGCGCGAAGTTGCCTTTCTTCGCGCCGAGATTCAACGCCATGATCGCGTTCGCCGACAACGAGCCGAAGCTCATCGCGGAGACGTTGAAGATCGACATCGAATAAGGCTGCGCACGGTCGGGCCCGACGACGATACGGAAGTCGTGGCTATCGACCTTGGTCGGCGCGAGCGAGTGGCTGATCCATTCGTGCGCGACGGCTTTGACGTCGAGCTCGGTGCCGTACGGGCGGCTATCCACGTCGTTCTTCGCACGCTGATAGACGATGCTGCGTTGCGCACGCGAGAAAGGTTTCTCGTCGGTATCGTCCTCGACGAAATACTGGCGGATTTCGGGGCGGATGAATTCGAACAGGAAACGGAAGTGGCCCCACAGCGGATAGTTACGCAGAATCGCGTGACGCTGCTGCGTGAGGTCGAACAGGCCGAGCGCGACGAGCGCCACCGGCACGATGATCCAGAACCACGAAAGGTGATGCGTCGCGGCAAGCAGAGCACAGGCTGCGAGCAGAATGACTGCGCACCACATCGCCAGATAACGTCGGGAAAGCATGGGGACTCCAGTGCAGTGAGTATCGTCGCGGAGGGATCGTCGACGCTGTCGGCGCAGACGGAATTCGCCGCGAAGGGAAACGAACCACTGCTTGTTAGGGTGAAGCTAGCTGCGCTCGAAGATGAAACGCATGGGTGAAGCGTGAAGTATGAAGCTTGGAGATGAGACATGAAGGTGAAGCGCGTGCAGCGGGGCCAAGGCGTAGCCGCACGATCAATCCCTTGGCTCAACGGGCGCTTAGCAACGCTGCCTGTTGCGGCTGGCGCGCCGTTGGCTGCCCGGTCACCGCATGTTCGATGATGCCGCCGCCGAGACACACGTCGCCATCGTAGAGCACTGCAGATTGCCCTGGTGTGACAGCCCATTGGGCGGCGTCGAAATTCAGTTCGAAAAGGCCTTCGTCGCGACCTGCTACGCTGGCCGCCGCACTAAAGGAGCACGGCGCATCCGCTTGCCGGTAACGGGTTTTCGCGCCGCACGCGAAACCGTCGGCCGGCGCTTCGCCCGCGACCCAGCTCGTATTGCCTGCGCTCAACGTATGGCTCAGCAGCCACGAATGGTCGTGGCCTTGCGCGACATACAGCGTGTTCGACGCAATATCCTTACCGGCGACGAACCACGGCTCGCCGCTGCCTTCCTTGCTGCCGCCGAGGCCGATACCCTTGCGCTGCCCGAAGGTGTAGAACGCGAGGCCGATGTGTTCACCGACCACGTTACCGTCGGTGGTTTTCATGGGGCCGGGTTTGGTCGGCAGATAGCGGTTCAGGAAGTCGCGGAACGGCCGTTCGCCGATGAAGCAGATGCCGGTCGAATCTTTCTTCTTCGCATTCGGCAGCGCGATCTGTTCGGCGATCTCGCGGACTTTGGTTTTCGGAATCTCGCCGAGCGGAAACAGCGTCTTCGACAACTGCGCCTGATTCAGCCGATGCAGGAAGTACGACTGGTCCTTCGTATGATCGAAGGCCTTCAGCAACTCGAAGCGGCCGTTGTTCTCGCGCACGCGCGCATAGTGGCCGGTCGCGATGGTTTCCGCGCCGAGCGACATCGCGTGATCGAGGAAGGCCTTGAACTTGATCTCGGCGTTGCACAGCACGTCTGGATTCGGCGTGCGGCCGGCCGAGTATTCGCGCAGGAATTCGGCGAACACGCGGTCTTTGTATTCGGCGGCGAAGTTGACCGCTTCGACGTCGATGCCGATCAGATCCGCCACCGAAACAACGTCGATCCAGTCCTGCCGTGTCGAGCAGTACTCGCTGTCGTCGTCGTCTTCCCAGTTTTTCATGAACAGGCCGACCACGTCGTAGCCCTGTTCCTTCAGCAGCCACGCGGTAACCGACGAATCGACGCCGCCCGACATGCCTACAACGACTTTCTGCTTACTCATAAGATGCTCACTGGGTACCGCGTGACTTCATTGATCGTAGGTTGACCGTGTTGCCCGGTCGCCAGCCTGGCCGCTCGTGACGGATCAGGCCCGTTTATGACCGGTTCGGCCTGGCGATGCCTGCTTACGTCTGCTTATACCTGCTTGCGCGCGACCGAATGCGTGTGCACGAAGTCGAGCGGGAAACGCCGTCCTGCGAGGTAATCGTCGAGACATTGCATGACAAGCGGCGTGCGATGCCGTTCGGGGCAGGCGCGCAATTCGTCGGCGCTCATCCATAGCGTGCGGACGATGTCGGGATCGAGCGCGCGCGCTGCATCCGCTGCGCCGCTCGTGCCGCAATAGGTGAAGCGCAGATACGTCACCCCCTCACTGCCGGGCCGCTCGAAATGCGTCATATACATGCCGACCAGCGCCGCGGGCTTGAACGGATGGGCGGTTTCCTCGAGCGTTTCGCGGACGACCGCCTCCAGGAGCGTTTCGCCTGCTTCCAGATGGCCGGCGGGCTGATTCAGGCGCAGGCCGTCGGCGGTATGTTCCTCGACCACGAGAAAACGCCCGTCACGCTCGACGATGGCCGCAACGGTGACGTGCGGCAGCCAGGTTTCCGGTTTCATGGGTGCGCATTTTACCGTTTATGGGCCCGGGCTGCCGGGAAGCGGGCGGCGGCGAAGACTCCGGATTGTCCCCGATTTTTGCGCCGCACCAAGTTTCGGTTAAAGTGACGCCGTTAGCCGTTGCACCGGAATGCCGGCGTGCCTCGTCGGCAGCTCTGTCGTAAAACAGGAAGTCGAGGAGGAGAAAAGATGCACATCGGAGTGCCAGCCGAGACGCGCGCGCACGAAACCCGCGTCGCCGCGACGCCCGAAACGGTCAGGAAGTATGTGACCCAGGGCCACCGGGTCACGATCCAGAGCGGCGCCGGTACCGGCGCAAGCTTTCCTGACGAGGCCTTTACAGCCGCTGGCGCGGAGGTCGTCGATGCGGCCACCGCGTTTGGCGCGGATCTGGTCCTGAAGGTCCAGTCGCCGACCGATGCCGAGTTGCCGCTTCTGAAGCGCGGCGCGACGCTGGTCGGCATGCTTGACCCTTTCAATACCGAAAACTCATCAAAGCTCGCGGCTGCGGGTGTGACGGCGTTCGCGCTCGAAGCCGCGCCGCGCACCACCCGCGCGCAGAGCCTCGACGTGCTGTCGTCGCAGGCGAACATCGCCGGGTACAAGGCGGTGCTGCTGGCGGCCACGCTCTATCCGCGCTTCATGCCGATGCTGATGACGGCTGCCGGCACCGTGAAAGCGGCCCGCGTGCTGATTCTCGGCGCGGGCGTGGCCGGTTTGCAGGCGATCGCAACTGCCAAGCGCCTGGGCGCCGTGATCGAAGCCTCCGACGTGCGTCCGGCGGTCAAGGAGCAGATCGAATCGCTCGGCGCCAAGTTTCTCGACGTCCCGTACGAAACCGACGAGGAGCGCGAAGCCGCGCAGGGCGTCGGCGGCTACGCGCGGCCAATGCCGCCATCGTGGCTTGCGCGCCAGTCGGCGCTGGTCCACGAACGGGCGAAGCAGGCCGACGTAGTGATTTCCACCGCTCTGATTCCAGGCCGGGCCGCGCCGACGCTGATCTCGGTCGAAACCGTGCAGGCGATGAAACCCGGCTCCGTGCTGGTGGACCTCGCCGCAGGCCGTGGCGCGGAGTATGAAGGCCAGCGCGGCGGCAACTGCCCGCTCACCGTAGCGGACCAGGTCGTTACAAAACACGGCGTGCAGATCGTGGGTTACACGAACCTGGCGTCGATGGTGCCCGCCGACGCGTCGTCCTTATACGCACGCAACCTGCTCGACTTCCTGAAGCTGATCATCACCAAGGAAGGCGCCCTGAACATCGATCTCGCGGACGACATCGTCGCGGCCACGCTGCTGGCCCGCGACGGCGAAGTCACGCGCAAGGCCTGAGCAATTAATTGCATGGGACCAGAGTAAGCGCTAAAGCGCTTACTCTGGCCGACATCGAATCAATACATAGGAGAGCGGCGATGGAAGTCATCAACCACACCGTCATTAACCTGATCATCTTCGTGCTGGCGATCTACGTCGGCTACCACGTCGTCTGGAACGTCACGCCCGCGCTGCACACGCCGCTGATGGCCGTGACCAACGCGATCTCGGCGATCGTGATCGTCGGCGCAATGCTGGCAGCCGGCCTCACCGTGGGCGACACCGGCAAGTTCTTCGGCACGCTCGCGGTCGCGCTCGCGGCAGTGAACGTGTTCGGCGGATTTCTGGTGACGAGGCGAATGCTGGAGATGTTCCGCAAGAAAGAGCCGAAGAAGCTCCCCGCAGTTGCAAAGGAGAACGCGTAATGAGTCTGAACGTCGTCACGCTGCTTTATCTGGTCGCGTCGGTCTGTTTCATCCAGGCGCTCAAGGGGCTGTCCAATCCGAAGACGGCGCGCACCGGCAATACCTTCGGCATGGTCGGGATGGCGATTGCGATCCTCACCACGATCGCGCTGATCGTCAAACAGGCGAATGCGCTCGGCTCGAATCTTGGGTTAGGGCTTGGCCTCCTGCTGGTCGCGCTGGTGATCGGCGGCGCGATCGGCGCGTTCGTCGCGGCGCGCGTCGAGATGACCAAGATGCCGGAACTGGTCGCGGCGATGCACTCGCTGATCGGTCTTGCCGCGGTGTGCATCGCGTATGCGGTGGTGTCGGAGCCGTCGGCCTTCGGCCTCGTCGATCCAGAGAATGCAATTCCGGGCTTCCTGCCATACGGCAATCGCGTCGAGCTGTTCATTGGCACGTTTGTCGGCGCGATTACGTTCTCCGGTTCGGTGATCGCATTCGGCAAGCTGTCGGGCAAGTACAAGTTCCGCCTGTTCCAGGGCGCACCGGTGGTCTATGCGGGGCAGCATCTGATCAACCTGCTGCTCGCGCTCGCGATGCTCGGCTTCGGCGTGATCTTCTTCCTCACGCAGTCGTGGTTGCCGTTCATCATCATGACGATCATCGCGTTCGTGCTCGGCGTGCTGATCATCATCCCGATCGGCGGCGCGGATATGCCGGTGGTCGTGTCGATGCTCAACTCGTACTCGGGCTGGGCGGCGGCGGGCATCGGCTTCTCGCTGAACAATCCGATGCTGATCATCGCGGGCTCGCTGGTGGGTTCGTCGGGTGCGATCCTGTCGTACATCATGTGCCGCGCGATGAACCGCTCGTTTTTCAACGTGATTCTCGGCGGCTTCGGCAACGAGGCGGGTGCGGCGGCTGCAGGTGGGTCGGCGGAGCAGCGTCCGGTGAAATCCGGTTCGGCTGACGATGCGTCGTTCATGCTCGGCAATGCTGAAACGGTGGTGATCGTGCCGGGTTACGGTCTGGCGGTCGCGCGCGCACAGCATGCGTTGAAGGAGCTGACCGACAAGCTGGTCGAGAAGGGCATCGAGGTGAAGTACGCGATTCACCCGGTAGCCGGGCGGATGCCGGGGCATATGAACGTGCTGCTTGCCGAAGCCGAAGTGCCGTACGACATGGTCTACGAAATGGACGATATCAACGGCGAGTTCGGTCAGGTCGACGTGGTGCTGGTGCTCGGCGCGAACGACGTGGTGAATCCGGCGGCGAAGAACGATCCGAAGTCGCCGATCGCGGGCATGCCGATCATCGAGGCTTACAAGGCGCGCACGGTCATCGTGAACAAGCGTTCTATGGCAGCAGGTTATGCCGGCCTCGACAACGACCTGTTCTACATGGACAAGACGATGATGGTGTTCGGCGACGCCAAGAAGGTGATCGAGGATATGGTGAAGGCGGTGGAATAACGGACCGCTGTGCTGCGCGGCCTGCCTCGCGGCGGGCCGCGAAACCAACTCCCCGCGTGCGCCGATCGCTGGCATACCGGCGAAAAAAACGCGGACCTGGATCCGCGGCTTTTTCCGGTGCTGCTCTGCAAGGGCTCAGGCCGGCGGCGTGTC is a window of Paraburkholderia phytofirmans OLGA172 DNA encoding:
- a CDS encoding Re/Si-specific NAD(P)(+) transhydrogenase subunit alpha produces the protein MHIGVPAETRAHETRVAATPETVRKYVTQGHRVTIQSGAGTGASFPDEAFTAAGAEVVDAATAFGADLVLKVQSPTDAELPLLKRGATLVGMLDPFNTENSSKLAAAGVTAFALEAAPRTTRAQSLDVLSSQANIAGYKAVLLAATLYPRFMPMLMTAAGTVKAARVLILGAGVAGLQAIATAKRLGAVIEASDVRPAVKEQIESLGAKFLDVPYETDEEREAAQGVGGYARPMPPSWLARQSALVHERAKQADVVISTALIPGRAAPTLISVETVQAMKPGSVLVDLAAGRGAEYEGQRGGNCPLTVADQVVTKHGVQIVGYTNLASMVPADASSLYARNLLDFLKLIITKEGALNIDLADDIVAATLLARDGEVTRKA
- a CDS encoding VPA1269 family protein; the encoded protein is MPVQYFKAPGSGKLVAFNSSDTDCVLLEEISIEEMRGAIAEFERKRIEAYWEETMLPQSPHGPYISAFLPEKTATFTGPVYYKSSHLQKLLDTNQRGAALLGKAHALSIDVQRDLVLEHRPTSRAKLQEVLRSAAPVIAPDFYAMLDEAGSADEFIQRLAQPLWKNELPTMHPFRYFELLTILWARGWFLFPQRVAEWETRIKWMTLTNPLYGAARSLLIRAIHVPPPKGKSDTGYTHTCTFFATADVRTSKDLSPDLIGAFEEICVAKVGERYPPDTAEKKFRSMRGRVRSVALWLLQNFNVENPHHAVELKRPKRNDVADEDRRSDGQFRWLATMRPELGTWADMFRSFIKSQDTARLRSQIDRLNTFGNFLCSLSSPPLEPSSVVRHTHIYDATLKNSDTYLEYLRENMESAKRRNDNLSTVRKFFDWLRDYLIASGNEIGSSFANPVLASDSVGRPDPPSKTDRDALPPYVMNEMKEILVENDFAFPRTYSSATVQVHDYQTGLNTRVFDPGLATCLYTLFDMPIRSHQARWLDSGHLDEKIYDPRLNALVPNDSEFAIKGRREGALRLEHDGLRAESWLTLWVNTNKTAVYDSPHIGYVIPYVSPTLSELLRTYSQWQQRYLPALRKPLAYQVFQEDVKERERPHGVKGPQIAPLFRDPNAADQSRPIEYNRLARFYTKVLSEAQARIERKYGHRLKLVTKDDKGGLKWAVDLHSLRVSGITNLIEAGVPLEVVQQFVAGHATLVMTLHYLKYSPAKLRKFIELAHDRMLNDADFLGSEMFAEYLDEFAPFLLGQNGAGTGAGFRALQEKSGIMTITSEGICPGTSCSTGGALENRAQKKYGPVPGGQRCGLCRYWLTGPAHLLGQVAAVNNLAYAIRKKGLEIASLNDQRIDAEDEKNQRKARELRDRVDILNRELEIDVNEWAARYRYAEKSIALMEQYLSAKQKIIGTGATVPVPILTSSSAPELKVTLEQAHEFALLDQITQMSDFTTGFKNREAELEKNTILSRMMAANGIKPFLLSLNDEQAHEAGNLLSAMVLQQVRGQELDEVLTGKRSLDAYPRLANAIKLLEESSTPEALAQAGEMSRLASLMGDAPAAATPEEDEEMFG
- a CDS encoding NUDIX hydrolase; the protein is MKPETWLPHVTVAAIVERDGRFLVVEEHTADGLRLNQPAGHLEAGETLLEAVVRETLEETAHPFKPAALVGMYMTHFERPGSEGVTYLRFTYCGTSGAADAARALDPDIVRTLWMSADELRACPERHRTPLVMQCLDDYLAGRRFPLDFVHTHSVARKQV
- a CDS encoding NAD(P)(+) transhydrogenase (Re/Si-specific) subunit beta, with amino-acid sequence MSLNVVTLLYLVASVCFIQALKGLSNPKTARTGNTFGMVGMAIAILTTIALIVKQANALGSNLGLGLGLLLVALVIGGAIGAFVAARVEMTKMPELVAAMHSLIGLAAVCIAYAVVSEPSAFGLVDPENAIPGFLPYGNRVELFIGTFVGAITFSGSVIAFGKLSGKYKFRLFQGAPVVYAGQHLINLLLALAMLGFGVIFFLTQSWLPFIIMTIIAFVLGVLIIIPIGGADMPVVVSMLNSYSGWAAAGIGFSLNNPMLIIAGSLVGSSGAILSYIMCRAMNRSFFNVILGGFGNEAGAAAAGGSAEQRPVKSGSADDASFMLGNAETVVIVPGYGLAVARAQHALKELTDKLVEKGIEVKYAIHPVAGRMPGHMNVLLAEAEVPYDMVYEMDDINGEFGQVDVVLVLGANDVVNPAAKNDPKSPIAGMPIIEAYKARTVIVNKRSMAAGYAGLDNDLFYMDKTMMVFGDAKKVIEDMVKAVE
- a CDS encoding NAD(P) transhydrogenase subunit alpha is translated as MEVINHTVINLIIFVLAIYVGYHVVWNVTPALHTPLMAVTNAISAIVIVGAMLAAGLTVGDTGKFFGTLAVALAAVNVFGGFLVTRRMLEMFRKKEPKKLPAVAKENA
- the mnmA gene encoding tRNA 2-thiouridine(34) synthase MnmA — translated: MSKQKVVVGMSGGVDSSVTAWLLKEQGYDVVGLFMKNWEDDDDSEYCSTRQDWIDVVSVADLIGIDVEAVNFAAEYKDRVFAEFLREYSAGRTPNPDVLCNAEIKFKAFLDHAMSLGAETIATGHYARVRENNGRFELLKAFDHTKDQSYFLHRLNQAQLSKTLFPLGEIPKTKVREIAEQIALPNAKKKDSTGICFIGERPFRDFLNRYLPTKPGPMKTTDGNVVGEHIGLAFYTFGQRKGIGLGGSKEGSGEPWFVAGKDIASNTLYVAQGHDHSWLLSHTLSAGNTSWVAGEAPADGFACGAKTRYRQADAPCSFSAAASVAGRDEGLFELNFDAAQWAVTPGQSAVLYDGDVCLGGGIIEHAVTGQPTARQPQQAALLSAR
- a CDS encoding site-specific integrase, producing the protein MASSGLSKAIHAIGWFYDYYYLIEGGRPIDADELGGVLARFMEAREFGTSILGWDAVRKKTAIDDVRYVSAFTEFCADEFGHQPINRRETKFATDLNVREQRRFFAALSHRKDWDNLAHLVPSTQAGKGIVSRPAFDPKEKRRTKASYDRKSFPPAKVLALIATTPSTRDKLYLLLLFFGSLRASEPLHLFVTDVTISSDGTAKVILGHPRTGAYEWADSLRGRQTGNRATFLKERYFLGPRHKLGAKHPLHAGWKGMAFDSASRNEAEVTWLVPEMGRYFARLHIEYMHATRRHVRDEHPYYFVNEKDGAQFGKPAKLSNMTKAFYRAARRIGLSPSDEGVNPHGARHFYGYFCASQLRISLDLTQMMMHHTSILSTKTYYDLDKAVGRDELQKGQARIARELPSFCADAARLLTSG